Proteins from a single region of Candidatus Rokuibacteriota bacterium:
- a CDS encoding zf-TFIIB domain-containing protein, with the protein MPVKPTDQEDEYFARLEFERRKKALDERETQGAEEERLRILAVAGGRCPKCGAELIPVPYRGIELDKCSRCQGVWLDFGELDQVTAEDTGFLGSVRRIFS; encoded by the coding sequence ATGCCGGTGAAGCCGACAGATCAGGAAGACGAGTACTTTGCCCGGCTCGAGTTCGAGCGACGAAAGAAGGCGCTCGACGAGCGGGAGACCCAGGGGGCCGAAGAAGAACGGCTTCGCATCCTGGCCGTGGCCGGCGGACGCTGCCCGAAGTGCGGCGCCGAGCTGATCCCCGTCCCCTACCGGGGCATCGAGCTGGACAAGTGCTCGCGCTGCCAGGGGGTGTGGCTGGACTTTGGCGAGCTCGATCAGGTGACGGCTGAGGACACAGGCTTCCTCGGGAGCGTCCGGAGGATCTTCAGTTGA
- a CDS encoding DUF1344 domain-containing protein: MRKTFVAVLVGTALLFALSVSSGWAGQIAGKIQTVNHSERHFVLEDGTHVWVAEGFPIETLKEGVAVEGAYEERDGKKIATTLKVSE, translated from the coding sequence ATGCGCAAGACCTTCGTCGCCGTCCTGGTTGGAACAGCCCTGCTCTTCGCGCTCTCGGTTTCTAGCGGGTGGGCCGGACAGATCGCGGGGAAGATCCAGACAGTTAACCATAGCGAGCGGCACTTCGTCCTCGAGGACGGCACCCACGTGTGGGTGGCTGAGGGCTTCCCGATCGAGACCCTCAAGGAAGGGGTGGCCGTCGAGGGCGCCTACGAGGAGCGGGACGGCAAGAAGATCGCGACGACTCTCAAGGTCTCCGAGTGA
- the htpX gene encoding zinc metalloprotease HtpX, which translates to MNRMKTVMLLATLTAVLLWAGDALGGQAGLLTALVFAGVMNFGAYWWSDRLILRMFNAQEVTEREAPALHHLVRDLARRGGIPMPRVYLIPEAAPNAFATGRNPQHAAVAVTEGLMRVLEREELEGVIAHELGHVKNRDTLIMTVAATIAGAVSMLAHLGHMAFLFGGSRSSGEREEGGSHPLAALLGIIVAPIAAMLIQAAISRSREFLADEAGARLSRNPRALASALKKIEVLSRARPMTVGSPATAHLFIVNPFSGGGVLRLFSTHPSTEQRVARLELLVREGLASLR; encoded by the coding sequence ATGAACCGGATGAAGACCGTCATGTTGCTGGCAACGCTGACCGCCGTGCTGCTGTGGGCCGGCGACGCCCTCGGCGGACAGGCAGGGCTGCTCACGGCGCTCGTCTTCGCCGGGGTCATGAACTTCGGCGCCTACTGGTGGTCGGATCGGCTGATCCTGCGCATGTTCAATGCGCAGGAGGTGACGGAGCGAGAGGCGCCCGCGCTGCACCACCTCGTTCGCGACCTGGCGCGGCGCGGCGGGATTCCCATGCCGCGCGTCTACCTCATCCCCGAGGCGGCCCCGAACGCCTTCGCCACGGGGCGGAACCCGCAGCACGCGGCCGTCGCGGTGACGGAAGGGCTGATGCGGGTGCTCGAGCGCGAGGAGCTGGAGGGCGTCATCGCGCACGAGCTCGGGCACGTGAAGAACCGCGACACGCTGATCATGACGGTCGCCGCGACGATCGCCGGCGCGGTCAGCATGCTGGCTCACCTCGGCCACATGGCGTTCCTCTTCGGCGGTAGTCGGTCTTCCGGCGAGCGTGAAGAAGGCGGGAGCCATCCGCTTGCCGCCCTGCTCGGCATCATCGTGGCCCCGATCGCGGCGATGTTGATCCAGGCGGCCATCTCGCGGTCGCGGGAATTCCTCGCCGACGAGGCCGGGGCGCGGCTCTCCCGCAACCCGCGGGCCCTGGCGAGCGCGCTCAAGAAGATCGAGGTCCTGAGCCGCGCCCGACCGATGACCGTCGGCTCGCCGGCCACAGCGCACCTCTTCATCGTCAACCCGTTCTCCGGGGGCGGCGTGCTGCGCCTGTTCAGCACGCACCCTTCGACGGAGCAACGCGTGGCACGCCTCGAGCTCCTGGTCCGAGAGGGCCTGGCGTCATTGCGGTAG
- the nhaR gene encoding transcriptional activator NhaR, translating into MEWLNYHHLFYFWTVAREGSIARASTTLRLAQPTISAQIATLERALGEKLFTRTGRRLKLTETGQMTLRYADQIFTLGRELLTVIRSQPSVRPLTLHVGVAETMPKLIVYRMLEPALRLPAPVRVVCREDRPERLLADLAVQDLDVVLTDVPAGPGVKVRVFHHPLGECGVSFFAAPRLAAAYRRRFPRALDGAPFLLPRDGSPLRAALERWFADSGVRPRIVGEFDDSALLKVFGQSGVGVFAAPSAIEAQVRRQYGVRAIGRAEEVRERFYAITLDRKVTHPAVVAICEAARDRLFAE; encoded by the coding sequence ATGGAGTGGCTGAACTACCATCACCTCTTCTACTTCTGGACGGTGGCGCGGGAAGGCAGCATCGCGCGCGCGAGCACGACGCTGCGGCTCGCGCAGCCGACGATCAGCGCGCAGATCGCCACCCTCGAGCGCGCGCTGGGCGAGAAGCTCTTCACCCGCACCGGCCGCCGGCTCAAGCTCACCGAGACGGGCCAGATGACGCTCCGTTACGCCGATCAGATCTTCACGCTCGGCCGCGAGCTGCTCACGGTAATCCGCAGCCAGCCGTCCGTCCGACCGCTCACGCTCCACGTCGGAGTCGCGGAGACCATGCCCAAGCTTATCGTCTATCGCATGCTCGAGCCCGCCCTACGCCTCCCGGCGCCGGTCCGCGTCGTCTGCCGGGAAGACCGCCCCGAACGCTTGCTGGCGGATCTGGCCGTCCAGGATCTCGACGTCGTCCTCACGGATGTGCCCGCGGGGCCGGGCGTCAAGGTCCGCGTCTTTCACCACCCCCTCGGGGAGTGCGGCGTCTCGTTCTTCGCCGCGCCGCGGCTGGCCGCGGCCTACCGGCGGCGTTTCCCTCGGGCGCTTGACGGCGCCCCGTTCCTCCTGCCCCGCGACGGCTCCCCCCTGCGCGCGGCCCTCGAGCGCTGGTTTGCGGATTCGGGCGTGCGGCCGCGGATCGTCGGCGAGTTCGACGACAGCGCGCTCCTGAAGGTGTTCGGCCAGTCGGGCGTCGGCGTGTTCGCGGCCCCGAGCGCGATCGAGGCGCAGGTGCGCCGGCAATACGGCGTGCGCGCGATCGGTCGGGCCGAGGAGGTTCGCGAGCGCTTCTACGCCATCACGCTCGACCGGAAGGTCACGCATCCGGCCGTCGTCGCCATCTGCGAGGCGGCCCGCGACCGGCTCTTCGCCGAATAG
- a CDS encoding sodium:calcium antiporter, translated as MTRDTIWLVGSVGLGLQWILLRASGVHLAPSWEALASGLSIFGAAFLLSWAAELAQIDVPRSLALAALALIAVMPEYAVDLYLAWMAAKEPHYIAYATANMTGANRLLIGLGWAAVVFTAWLKFRHREVRLEAAHSSELFYLSLATAYSFVIPLKGSLSVVDSIVLLTIFVFYVRAAIRQPVHEPELNGPAVMLARLSPFPRRAATVAMFLFAGLTIFLAAEPFAESLIASGKRFGIEEFLLIQWLAPLASESPEFIVAILFALRGQATAAIGILLSSKVNQWTLLVGGLPIAYSVSLGEVGTMALDARQVEEIFLTAAQSAFAVAILASFSFSLREAAILFVLFVTQLFFTSPEVRFLYAIGYLLLTVGLLSVNRESRSGLFSLFSSGSKAAVGSPATPQPRHGEG; from the coding sequence TTGACTAGGGACACCATCTGGCTCGTCGGATCCGTGGGGCTCGGGCTCCAGTGGATTCTGCTCCGGGCGAGCGGAGTCCACCTCGCCCCGTCGTGGGAGGCTCTCGCCTCCGGGCTGAGCATCTTCGGCGCCGCTTTCCTCCTCTCCTGGGCAGCGGAGCTGGCGCAGATCGATGTTCCCCGGAGCCTCGCCCTCGCCGCCCTCGCCCTCATCGCCGTCATGCCCGAGTACGCAGTGGATCTCTACCTCGCCTGGATGGCCGCCAAGGAGCCGCACTACATCGCGTACGCCACGGCGAACATGACCGGGGCGAACCGTCTGCTGATCGGCCTGGGCTGGGCGGCGGTCGTCTTCACGGCGTGGCTCAAGTTCCGGCATCGGGAGGTCAGGCTCGAAGCCGCCCACTCGAGCGAGCTCTTCTACCTCTCGCTCGCCACGGCGTACTCCTTCGTGATCCCGCTCAAGGGCAGCCTCTCCGTCGTGGACTCGATCGTTCTGCTGACGATCTTCGTCTTCTACGTCCGGGCCGCGATCCGGCAGCCCGTTCACGAGCCGGAGCTCAACGGTCCTGCAGTGATGCTCGCCCGCCTCTCGCCCTTCCCCCGCCGGGCGGCCACCGTCGCCATGTTTCTGTTCGCCGGGCTGACGATCTTCCTCGCCGCCGAGCCGTTCGCCGAGTCCCTCATCGCCAGCGGCAAGCGCTTCGGGATCGAGGAGTTCCTCCTGATCCAGTGGCTGGCGCCGCTCGCCTCCGAATCGCCCGAGTTCATCGTCGCGATTCTCTTCGCGCTCCGCGGGCAGGCCACGGCCGCGATCGGGATCCTCCTGTCCTCCAAGGTCAACCAGTGGACCTTGCTCGTAGGCGGGCTCCCGATTGCCTACAGCGTCTCCCTCGGAGAGGTGGGGACCATGGCGCTCGACGCTCGCCAGGTCGAAGAGATCTTCCTGACGGCGGCCCAGTCCGCCTTCGCCGTGGCCATCCTCGCGAGCTTCAGCTTTTCGCTGAGGGAGGCGGCGATCCTCTTCGTCCTCTTCGTCACCCAGCTCTTCTTCACGTCGCCCGAAGTGAGATTCCTGTATGCGATCGGCTATCTCCTGTTAACCGTCGGGCTCCTGTCCGTGAACCGCGAAAGTCGAAGCGGGCTCTTCAGCCTCTTCTCTTCCGGCTCGAAGGCCGCGGTCGGCAGCCCGGCGACTCCTCAGCCGCGCCACGGCGAGGGATGA